A stretch of the Rhizomicrobium sp. genome encodes the following:
- a CDS encoding enoyl-CoA hydratase family protein yields MNPETFAPRHFSWAFSQGVARIAIDRPARKNPLTFESYAELRDMFRALTYAKAVKVVVFGSQGGNFCSGGDVHDIIAPLTGMSVPELLDFTRMTGDLVKAMRGCPQPIIAAVDGVSVGAGAILSMASDIRYASPEATTSFLFNRVGLAGCDMGACAILPRIIGQGRASELLFFGRAMSAAEGKMWGFFNDVVSAAELDAHAMNAARKLAAGPTFANGITKNQLNMEWDMSLDTAIEAEAQAQALCMQTRDFERAYRAFVAKQRPVFEGD; encoded by the coding sequence ATGAACCCGGAAACCTTTGCGCCACGGCATTTCTCGTGGGCGTTTTCGCAAGGCGTCGCACGCATCGCGATCGACCGCCCGGCACGGAAGAATCCGCTCACGTTCGAGTCCTATGCCGAATTGCGCGATATGTTTCGCGCCCTGACCTACGCCAAAGCCGTGAAAGTGGTCGTCTTCGGCAGCCAGGGCGGCAATTTCTGTTCCGGCGGCGACGTACACGACATCATCGCGCCGTTGACAGGGATGTCCGTGCCGGAATTGCTCGACTTCACGCGGATGACGGGCGATCTGGTCAAGGCGATGCGCGGATGCCCGCAGCCGATCATCGCCGCGGTGGACGGGGTGAGCGTCGGCGCGGGCGCCATCCTGTCGATGGCGTCCGACATCCGCTACGCGTCGCCGGAGGCGACGACGTCCTTCCTGTTCAATCGCGTCGGCCTGGCCGGCTGCGACATGGGGGCGTGCGCGATCCTGCCGCGCATCATCGGGCAGGGCCGGGCGAGCGAGCTCCTGTTCTTCGGCCGCGCGATGAGCGCCGCGGAAGGAAAGATGTGGGGTTTCTTCAACGATGTCGTATCGGCCGCGGAGCTCGACGCGCATGCGATGAACGCGGCCCGCAAGCTTGCGGCGGGGCCGACCTTCGCCAACGGGATCACCAAGAACCAGTTGAACATGGAATGGGACATGAGCCTCGACACGGCGATCGAGGCGGAAGCCCAGGCCCAGGCGCTCTGCATGCAGACCCGCGATTTCGAACGCGCCTACCGCGCGTTCGTGGCGAAGCAGAGGCCGGTATTCGAAGGCGATTGA
- a CDS encoding MarR family winged helix-turn-helix transcriptional regulator, whose translation MTDDRDSLRAWLALLSASNTIKKTIDARMRQNFGLSISRFDVLAALDRAGGEGATAGALSAYLKVTDGNTTQVTAPLIVAGLVQRSASPSDGRVAIFRLTKKGRRIFADMADANRRWVAESFSALSPAQVSNLRGLLNALGHPASQFEEEAA comes from the coding sequence ATGACGGACGATCGCGATTCGCTTCGGGCGTGGCTTGCCCTGCTTTCAGCCTCCAACACGATCAAGAAGACCATCGATGCCCGCATGCGGCAAAATTTTGGTCTGTCCATCTCGCGCTTCGACGTGCTCGCGGCACTTGATCGCGCCGGCGGGGAGGGGGCGACGGCCGGAGCCTTATCGGCCTACCTCAAGGTCACCGACGGCAACACGACGCAGGTTACGGCGCCTCTCATAGTTGCCGGTCTGGTGCAGCGCTCCGCCAGTCCGAGCGATGGTCGTGTCGCGATCTTCCGGCTCACCAAGAAGGGCCGGCGCATATTCGCGGACATGGCCGATGCGAACCGTCGCTGGGTTGCCGAGTCGTTTTCCGCGCTCTCGCCGGCGCAGGTCTCGAACCTGCGCGGACTTCTGAATGCGCTCGGCCATCCCGCAAGCCAGTTCGAAGAGGAGGCGGCATGA
- a CDS encoding SDR family NAD(P)-dependent oxidoreductase, whose amino-acid sequence MRQTRPRVLVTGGSAGIGFAIARAFRDAGSEVVIAGRDRARLEGTGFPHVVMDVCDPEAVSAGLREAGRIDVLVANAGGADTAPALKTSPETWDRMIALNLTSVVRCAQAAVPAMVERGWGRLIVLGSTASLKGYRYASAYAAAKHGVLGFMRSLALELAKTGVTANALCPGYTDTPMIAGAIDAFAGRTRRTQDEAAAAFTSANPMGRLVRPEEVAAAALWLASDAAAAVNGQAIVIDGGETA is encoded by the coding sequence ATGAGACAGACTCGTCCGCGCGTACTGGTTACCGGCGGTTCCGCCGGCATCGGCTTTGCGATCGCCCGTGCCTTCCGGGACGCGGGCAGCGAGGTGGTGATCGCCGGCCGCGACCGGGCGCGGCTGGAGGGCACCGGCTTTCCCCATGTCGTCATGGATGTGTGCGATCCCGAAGCCGTCAGCGCGGGGTTGCGCGAGGCGGGGCGGATCGACGTCCTGGTCGCCAACGCCGGCGGTGCCGATACGGCGCCGGCACTCAAGACGTCGCCCGAAACCTGGGACCGGATGATCGCGCTCAATCTCACCAGCGTCGTGCGCTGCGCCCAGGCCGCGGTGCCGGCCATGGTGGAGCGCGGATGGGGACGCCTCATCGTCCTGGGATCGACCGCCTCGCTGAAGGGATATCGCTATGCGAGCGCCTATGCGGCGGCGAAGCACGGCGTGCTGGGTTTCATGCGTTCACTGGCGCTCGAACTCGCGAAAACCGGCGTCACGGCGAATGCGCTTTGTCCCGGCTATACCGATACGCCGATGATCGCCGGAGCGATCGATGCGTTCGCCGGCAGGACGCGACGTACACAGGACGAGGCCGCCGCCGCGTTCACCAGCGCCAACCCCATGGGGCGGCTTGTCCGGCCGGAAGAAGTGGCAGCCGCCGCGCTGTGGCTGGCAAGCGACGCGGCCGCGGCGGTCAACGGCCAAGCCATCGTCATCGATGGTGGAGAAACCGCATGA
- a CDS encoding RidA family protein, whose translation MTRTILQPPNWTRPKGYANGIAASGRFVFTAGVLGWNDQEQFEHRDLAGQFRQALLNTRAILAEGGAAAADIVRMTCYVTDRREYLERRAEIGAAWRDVLGKVFPCMAVVEISALLEDLAKVEIETTAVVSDGR comes from the coding sequence ATGACCAGAACAATCCTACAGCCCCCGAACTGGACACGCCCCAAGGGATATGCGAACGGCATCGCCGCCTCGGGGCGTTTCGTGTTCACCGCCGGCGTGCTCGGCTGGAACGACCAGGAGCAATTCGAACATCGCGACCTCGCGGGGCAATTCCGGCAGGCGCTCCTCAACACGCGCGCCATCCTCGCCGAGGGCGGCGCCGCGGCCGCCGATATCGTCCGCATGACATGCTATGTGACGGACCGGCGCGAATATCTCGAACGGCGCGCGGAGATCGGCGCCGCCTGGCGGGACGTGCTTGGGAAAGTCTTTCCCTGCATGGCCGTCGTGGAAATATCGGCACTGTTGGAAGACCTGGCCAAGGTCGAGATCGAGACGACCGCCGTCGTCTCCGACGGGCGCTAG
- a CDS encoding tryptophan 2,3-dioxygenase, with translation MQKGDDMSSMRSMTYGGYLHLPELLSCQQPLSGRHDEMLFVILHQTMELWMKQVLFEIDAAQAMIACGDLVPAYKGLARVSRIQMVMTQAWDILATMTPADYLGFRDVLGTSSGFQSAQFRTLEYRLGLKDEAFLKFQEDGSEERRLMERAIEGPSLYDEVLAQLAKAGFAVPADKVGQPRRAAYVPSEAVEAAWIEIYRDTHKHWAFYQLAEKLLDLDDALLTWRHKHVLTVERVIGMKRGTGGTEGVAYLQKTLARRCFPEIWSMRTKL, from the coding sequence TTGCAAAAGGGTGACGACATGAGTTCGATGCGATCGATGACCTATGGAGGCTATCTGCACCTGCCCGAGCTGCTGTCCTGCCAGCAGCCGCTGAGCGGACGGCACGACGAAATGCTGTTCGTGATCCTTCACCAGACCATGGAACTGTGGATGAAGCAGGTGCTGTTCGAGATCGATGCCGCCCAGGCGATGATCGCATGCGGCGACCTGGTGCCGGCCTATAAGGGCCTTGCACGCGTCTCGCGCATACAAATGGTGATGACGCAGGCCTGGGACATCCTCGCGACCATGACGCCTGCCGACTATCTCGGCTTCCGCGACGTGCTGGGCACGAGCTCCGGCTTCCAGTCGGCCCAGTTCCGCACGCTGGAATACCGTCTGGGACTCAAGGACGAGGCGTTCCTGAAGTTCCAGGAGGACGGATCCGAGGAGCGCCGCTTGATGGAACGCGCAATCGAGGGACCGAGTCTCTACGACGAAGTGCTGGCGCAGCTCGCGAAGGCTGGCTTTGCCGTTCCAGCCGACAAGGTCGGGCAGCCGCGGCGCGCAGCCTATGTCCCGAGCGAGGCGGTGGAAGCGGCCTGGATAGAGATCTATCGCGACACGCACAAACATTGGGCGTTCTACCAGCTCGCCGAGAAGCTGCTCGATCTCGACGACGCGCTGCTCACCTGGCGGCATAAGCATGTGCTGACCGTCGAACGCGTGATCGGGATGAAGCGCGGCACCGGCGGCACCGAGGGCGTCGCCTATCTTCAGAAGACGCTCGCGCGGCGGTGCTTTCCGGAGATCTGGTCGATGCGGACCAAGCTATGA
- a CDS encoding aminotransferase class V-fold PLP-dependent enzyme, which translates to MKSYKPLFSRALAAAPQRLHFAAHSHHLWPDASYDGHLQAWNDAAHLADRKWDKIFGDVIPTAQRHVAQELNLPDSGTVSFAPNTHELVQRLFSAKQGTAPLDILTSDGEFHSFRRQAARWEEQGSVKQRIVSCEPFDTFTERYLDAMAQKAPDIAFVSHVMYKSGLRFDGIDALAPYARPDGTWVVIDGYHAFMALPVDLGRAADRVFYIGGGYKYAMAGEGAAFLHAPPGFGPRPVNTGWFAEFASIEARTEGVLYSADGMRFMGATCDPSGLYRFNAVRAALGAENLDTGGIATRTQMLREELEAAIASGRLGALQEAALLRPNAKGPQSRFIALRDARAQAWKAELAARDVVTDARDDVLRIGLGLYHDKADINALCERIAD; encoded by the coding sequence ATGAAATCCTACAAGCCGCTTTTCTCCCGCGCGCTTGCGGCAGCGCCGCAGCGTCTGCACTTCGCGGCCCATTCGCACCATCTGTGGCCCGACGCGTCCTATGACGGACACTTGCAGGCCTGGAACGATGCCGCGCATCTCGCCGATCGGAAATGGGACAAGATATTCGGCGACGTGATTCCAACCGCACAAAGACATGTCGCCCAGGAATTGAACCTGCCGGATTCCGGCACCGTCAGTTTCGCACCGAACACCCACGAGCTTGTGCAGCGCCTCTTTTCGGCGAAGCAGGGAACCGCTCCCTTGGACATTCTCACCAGCGACGGAGAATTCCATTCCTTTCGCAGACAGGCCGCGCGGTGGGAGGAACAAGGCAGCGTGAAGCAGCGTATCGTGTCGTGCGAGCCGTTCGACACCTTCACCGAACGCTATCTGGATGCCATGGCGCAAAAGGCACCGGATATCGCCTTCGTAAGCCACGTCATGTACAAGAGCGGATTGCGCTTCGACGGGATCGACGCGCTCGCGCCCTATGCGCGGCCAGACGGCACCTGGGTGGTGATCGACGGCTATCATGCGTTCATGGCGCTGCCTGTCGATCTCGGCCGCGCCGCGGATCGCGTCTTCTATATCGGCGGCGGCTATAAATATGCCATGGCGGGAGAAGGCGCGGCGTTCCTGCACGCGCCGCCGGGTTTCGGGCCGAGGCCGGTGAACACCGGCTGGTTTGCCGAGTTCGCAAGCATCGAGGCGCGGACCGAAGGCGTGCTCTATTCCGCCGACGGCATGCGCTTCATGGGCGCGACGTGCGATCCAAGCGGGCTATACCGTTTCAACGCGGTGCGCGCAGCGCTCGGCGCCGAAAACCTCGACACGGGCGGCATCGCAACGCGCACGCAGATGCTGCGGGAAGAACTCGAAGCCGCCATCGCATCGGGCCGGCTTGGCGCGCTCCAGGAAGCCGCCCTTCTGCGCCCGAACGCGAAGGGCCCGCAGAGCCGCTTCATCGCGCTGCGTGACGCACGAGCCCAAGCCTGGAAGGCCGAGTTGGCTGCGCGCGACGTCGTCACCGACGCGCGCGACGATGTGTTACGGATCGGTTTGGGACTCTATCACGACAAGGCCGACATCAACGCGCTTTGCGAAAGGATCGCCGATTGA